From a single Marinobacter sp. THAF197a genomic region:
- the ppc gene encoding phosphoenolpyruvate carboxylase: MTELHPDLRENVRLLGELLGQSIQRFPGQDCYERIEEIRAAAKADRRQESGSGQRLVTLLGQLSDDELLPVTRAFNQFLNLANLAEQYHGIRRKQGHPSDLMVESLGEVFERLKSGGVDPEELHQRVADLRIEFVLTAHPTEVARRTLILKYDEMSDCLARLDHDDLMPAERDEIVARLSQLITEAWHTDEIRHERPTAVDEAKWGFAVIENSLWQALPRFLRSLDQSLSDATGKGLPLQNSPIRIASWMGGDRDGNPNVTHDVTRQVFLLGRWMAADLYLRDIQALRAELSMWQASDELRARVGDCREPYRQVLAELRERLVRTRDWAEAGVKGHVADETGILFENEDLTAPLELCYRSLMDCGLERIANGPLLDTIRRAHTFGLPLIRLDIRQEASRHAEAVAEMVDYLGLGDYLSWSEDDRQAFLLRELQGRRPLVPRNWEPSESVREVLATCEVVAGQTPEALGSYVISMASKPSDVLNVILLLREAGMKFPMRVVPLFETLSDLQGAPDSMAALYQVDWYREYCQGRQEVMIGYSDSSKDAGQLMAAWAQYQAQEKLTQVARQYGVHLTLFHGRGGTVGRGGGPANRAILSQPPGSVNGSFRITEQGEMIRFKFGLPRLAVQSLTLYTTAVIEATLAPPPQPEDSWREMMDWLTERSLKSYREVVRDNPDFVPYFRQVTPETALGKLALGSRPARRKATGGVESLRAIPWIFAWTQMRLMLPSWLGSDVALEEAARHQRLPELREMMRGWPFFRTYVDMLEMVLAKADLRIASYYEQTLVEDESLRALGGSLRERLNGCIERVLELKDQQALLESEPVFAHSMRVRNPYTDPLHYLQAELLKRDRESEGKGEVPDMVERALKVTMAGIAAGMRNTG; encoded by the coding sequence GTGACCGAACTGCACCCCGATCTGCGAGAAAATGTGCGTCTGCTGGGCGAATTACTGGGCCAGAGCATCCAGCGTTTTCCCGGGCAGGACTGCTACGAGCGGATTGAGGAGATTCGGGCTGCGGCCAAAGCTGACCGTCGGCAGGAGAGTGGCTCCGGGCAGCGCCTGGTAACACTCCTGGGGCAACTGAGCGACGATGAACTGTTGCCGGTCACCCGCGCCTTCAACCAGTTTCTCAACCTGGCGAACCTGGCCGAGCAGTACCATGGCATTCGCCGTAAGCAGGGCCACCCTTCCGACCTGATGGTGGAGTCCCTGGGTGAGGTCTTCGAGCGATTGAAATCCGGGGGCGTTGATCCTGAGGAATTGCATCAGCGGGTGGCTGACCTGCGGATTGAGTTTGTACTGACAGCCCACCCGACAGAAGTTGCCCGCCGTACCCTGATTCTGAAATACGACGAAATGTCGGATTGCCTGGCCCGGCTCGACCACGACGATCTGATGCCGGCGGAGCGTGATGAGATTGTGGCCCGCCTGTCACAGCTGATTACTGAGGCCTGGCACACCGACGAAATCCGCCATGAGCGGCCGACGGCTGTGGACGAGGCCAAGTGGGGCTTTGCGGTCATCGAGAACAGCCTCTGGCAGGCATTGCCCAGATTCCTTCGAAGCCTGGACCAGTCACTTTCTGATGCAACGGGCAAAGGCCTGCCCCTGCAGAATTCCCCGATTCGTATTGCCTCCTGGATGGGAGGGGACCGAGACGGTAACCCGAACGTGACTCACGATGTGACTCGTCAGGTCTTCCTGCTGGGCCGCTGGATGGCTGCCGATCTTTACCTGCGGGATATTCAGGCACTGAGGGCCGAGTTATCCATGTGGCAGGCCAGTGATGAACTGAGGGCGCGGGTCGGTGATTGCCGGGAACCCTATCGTCAGGTACTGGCCGAGTTGCGGGAGCGCCTGGTCCGTACCCGGGACTGGGCCGAGGCCGGCGTTAAAGGCCACGTAGCGGACGAGACCGGTATCCTGTTTGAGAACGAAGACCTGACGGCTCCCCTGGAGCTGTGTTATCGATCACTGATGGATTGCGGCCTGGAGCGAATTGCCAACGGCCCGCTGTTGGACACCATTCGCCGTGCTCACACATTCGGACTGCCGCTGATTCGCCTGGATATCCGGCAGGAGGCTTCCCGGCATGCGGAGGCGGTGGCAGAGATGGTGGATTACCTGGGGCTGGGAGACTATCTGTCCTGGTCGGAAGACGACCGGCAGGCATTCCTGCTGCGCGAGCTGCAAGGCCGCCGGCCACTGGTGCCCCGCAACTGGGAACCCTCAGAGTCAGTCAGGGAAGTGCTGGCTACCTGCGAGGTGGTGGCGGGCCAGACCCCGGAAGCGCTGGGTTCCTACGTTATCTCCATGGCCAGCAAGCCTTCAGATGTATTGAACGTGATCCTGTTGTTGCGGGAAGCGGGAATGAAGTTCCCGATGCGTGTGGTGCCTTTGTTTGAAACCCTCAGCGATCTTCAGGGTGCACCAGACAGCATGGCTGCCCTGTATCAGGTTGATTGGTACCGCGAGTACTGTCAGGGCCGCCAGGAGGTGATGATTGGCTATTCGGACTCGTCCAAGGACGCCGGCCAGCTGATGGCAGCCTGGGCCCAGTACCAGGCGCAGGAAAAACTCACCCAGGTGGCCCGCCAATATGGCGTTCACCTGACCCTGTTCCACGGTCGCGGCGGCACGGTGGGCCGTGGTGGCGGCCCGGCAAACCGGGCGATTCTGTCGCAACCGCCGGGATCGGTGAACGGCAGTTTCCGGATTACCGAGCAGGGGGAAATGATCCGATTCAAGTTCGGTTTGCCCCGGCTGGCGGTACAAAGCCTTACCCTGTACACCACTGCCGTCATTGAGGCGACCCTGGCGCCACCGCCACAACCCGAGGACAGCTGGCGCGAGATGATGGACTGGCTGACCGAGCGTTCCCTCAAATCTTACCGGGAAGTGGTAAGGGATAACCCGGATTTCGTGCCTTATTTCCGGCAGGTTACACCCGAAACTGCGCTGGGTAAGCTGGCCCTGGGCAGTCGACCGGCGCGCCGGAAAGCCACCGGTGGCGTGGAGAGTTTGCGAGCCATTCCCTGGATTTTTGCCTGGACCCAAATGCGCCTGATGCTGCCCAGTTGGCTGGGCAGCGATGTGGCCCTGGAGGAAGCCGCCCGGCATCAGCGCCTGCCAGAGCTGCGTGAGATGATGCGGGGCTGGCCGTTTTTCCGCACCTATGTCGACATGCTGGAAATGGTGCTGGCCAAAGCCGACCTGCGCATTGCCAGCTATTACGAGCAGACCCTGGTGGAGGATGAAAGCCTCAGGGCCCTTGGGGGTAGCCTCAGGGAACGGCTGAACGGCTGTATCGAGCGCGTGCTGGAGCTCAAGGATCAGCAAGCCCTGTTGGAGAGCGAACCGGTGTTTGCCCATTCCATGAGAGTGCGCAACCCCTACACGGACCCATTGCATTACCTTCAGGCGGAATTGCTCAAACGTGACCGCGAGAGTGAGGGCAAAGGTGAGGTGCCGGATATGGTGGAGCGGGCGCTGAAAGTCACCATGGCGGGCATCGCCGCTGGTATGCGTAATACGGGCTAA
- a CDS encoding HDOD domain-containing protein: MALSERLSHYLARKGISYQQIEIAPVSNLDAAVLASGKPQHDFIQPTLLIDINGVVMAVHRFDSTLDMDTLHQFTGRRLQPLTARQTARLFGDCEPGFVPPVGNAWDLPVLIDEDLTTADQVVFSAGTNDTLVVMDGRSFRLALAGAREGHLVIRGQGNGSRGALSLDEVADKLQKLYRLPPMPALALRILRLTANTEATARELAELIEFDPSMTAQIMRYARSALFNYPGQINSVQEAVTRVLGFDRVAHIAMGIASVRAFDVPRGGMLGMDNFWRHSLYCAFLCQSLAARSGRDKGLAYLCGLLHNFGLLLVGHLFPSEFQELNALREINPEASMHSLEQEVFGHSERQDILAVGHGAIGGILHRLWQLPEPVIKAAGMHQHPGYHGEHEEYVLMVQLANALLKEQGIGDEFNPDDIPALTEALGLEPATLALVQEEIQAVATDLDVLASSLAS, encoded by the coding sequence TTGGCACTGTCAGAGCGACTGTCGCATTACCTCGCCCGCAAGGGTATCAGCTATCAGCAGATCGAAATTGCACCGGTAAGCAATCTCGATGCCGCGGTTCTTGCCTCTGGCAAGCCCCAGCATGATTTTATCCAGCCCACGCTGCTGATCGACATCAATGGTGTGGTCATGGCGGTGCATCGCTTTGACAGTACGTTGGATATGGACACCCTGCATCAGTTTACCGGGCGTCGCCTGCAGCCGCTAACCGCGCGCCAGACAGCAAGGCTGTTTGGCGACTGCGAGCCGGGATTCGTGCCACCGGTGGGGAATGCCTGGGACCTGCCGGTGCTGATTGACGAAGATCTCACCACCGCCGACCAGGTGGTGTTCTCAGCTGGCACCAACGATACCCTGGTTGTGATGGACGGCCGCTCGTTCCGGTTGGCACTGGCGGGTGCCCGGGAAGGGCATCTGGTTATCCGGGGGCAGGGTAATGGCTCCCGTGGCGCACTGAGCCTCGACGAAGTGGCTGACAAACTGCAGAAACTCTATCGTCTGCCGCCCATGCCGGCGCTGGCGTTGCGGATTCTGCGCCTGACCGCCAATACGGAAGCCACAGCCAGAGAGCTGGCGGAACTGATTGAGTTTGACCCGAGCATGACGGCCCAGATCATGCGCTACGCACGGTCGGCACTGTTCAATTACCCTGGTCAGATCAACTCGGTTCAGGAGGCCGTTACCCGGGTGCTGGGATTTGATCGGGTCGCCCATATTGCCATGGGTATTGCATCGGTGAGGGCTTTTGATGTGCCCAGGGGTGGAATGCTGGGCATGGATAATTTCTGGCGTCACTCACTGTATTGTGCCTTCCTGTGCCAAAGTCTGGCGGCGCGCTCCGGCCGGGACAAGGGGCTGGCGTATCTGTGCGGGCTGTTGCACAACTTTGGCCTGTTGCTGGTGGGGCACCTGTTCCCCTCTGAATTTCAGGAACTGAACGCTCTTCGGGAGATCAACCCTGAAGCAAGCATGCATTCACTGGAACAGGAAGTGTTTGGCCATAGCGAGCGCCAGGATATCCTGGCGGTTGGCCATGGTGCCATTGGCGGTATTCTGCATCGGCTCTGGCAACTGCCGGAACCGGTCATCAAGGCGGCAGGCATGCACCAGCACCCGGGTTATCATGGTGAGCATGAAGAGTATGTTTTGATGGTCCAACTGGCGAATGCACTGCTGAAAGAGCAGGGTATTGGCGACGAGTTCAACCCGGATGATATCCCCGCACTGACAGAAGCGCTTGGCCTGGAGCCCGCAACACTGGCGCTGGTTCAGGAAGAAATCCAGGCGGTTGCAACCGACCTGGATGTGCTGGCGTCGTCGCTTGCATCCTGA
- the adk gene encoding adenylate kinase — MRIIMLGAPGAGKGTQAQFITERFEIPQISTGDMLRAAVKAESELGKQVKEVMASGGLVSDDIIIALIDERIQQPDCKNGFLLDGFPRTIPQAEALKNQGIAIDYVVEIAVEDEEIVSRLSGRRVHEGSGRIYHVKYDPPKVEGKDDETGEPLVQREDDKEETVRKRLNIYHEQTAPLIGFYQDWASKAPADAPKYVRVEGIGSLDSIRDQILSQLK; from the coding sequence ATGAGAATCATCATGTTAGGCGCGCCAGGCGCTGGAAAGGGTACTCAGGCTCAGTTCATTACCGAGCGTTTCGAGATCCCCCAGATCTCCACAGGCGACATGCTCCGTGCCGCCGTCAAGGCCGAGTCCGAACTGGGCAAGCAGGTCAAGGAAGTGATGGCCTCCGGTGGGCTGGTGTCTGACGATATCATCATCGCCCTGATCGACGAGCGTATTCAGCAGCCGGATTGCAAGAACGGTTTCCTGCTGGACGGTTTCCCGCGCACCATTCCCCAGGCCGAAGCGCTGAAGAACCAGGGTATTGCCATCGATTACGTGGTGGAAATCGCCGTTGAAGACGAAGAAATTGTCAGTCGTCTGTCTGGCCGTCGTGTGCACGAAGGCAGTGGCCGTATCTACCACGTGAAATACGATCCGCCCAAGGTAGAGGGCAAGGACGATGAGACCGGCGAACCGCTGGTACAGCGTGAAGACGACAAGGAAGAAACCGTACGCAAGCGCCTGAACATCTACCACGAGCAAACGGCGCCGCTGATTGGTTTCTACCAGGACTGGGCCAGCAAGGCACCTGCCGATGCGCCCAAGTACGTGCGCGTGGAAGGCATTGGTAGCCTGGACAGCATCCGCGACCAGATCCTGTCCCAGCTTAAGTAA
- the tsaB gene encoding tRNA (adenosine(37)-N6)-threonylcarbamoyltransferase complex dimerization subunit type 1 TsaB, which translates to MKLLALDTSSEGCSAALWLDGQISERFELAPRGHTRLLMPMVRELLAEQGLSPKDLDALAFARGPGSFTGLRIATGVIQGLSWGLNLPVVPVSSLAAVALDAIEQHQLADGEHIAVAFDARMGEVYWGTFLCQQGLPVLIGEERVCPPGAVSLPGSDVSANWTGAGQGWTLKGDMPEVVVCRIRAVDDTLVPRAAMVARLAEQDFRNGIAVPAELAQPVYIRDEVAWKKLPGRA; encoded by the coding sequence GTGAAGCTTTTAGCACTGGATACGTCTTCTGAGGGCTGCTCCGCCGCTCTATGGCTGGATGGCCAGATCAGCGAGCGGTTTGAACTGGCCCCACGGGGCCACACCCGCCTGTTAATGCCCATGGTTCGCGAACTGCTCGCCGAACAGGGGCTTTCCCCGAAAGATCTTGACGCTCTGGCTTTTGCCCGTGGCCCGGGCTCCTTCACCGGTTTGCGCATTGCGACCGGGGTGATCCAGGGGCTTTCCTGGGGGCTCAACTTACCGGTTGTGCCGGTGTCGTCGCTGGCGGCTGTCGCCCTGGACGCCATTGAGCAGCACCAGTTGGCTGATGGTGAACACATTGCGGTGGCCTTTGATGCCCGTATGGGCGAAGTCTACTGGGGTACCTTCCTGTGTCAGCAGGGGTTGCCTGTGTTGATCGGCGAGGAGCGGGTCTGCCCGCCCGGGGCGGTGAGCCTGCCGGGCTCAGACGTATCGGCGAACTGGACTGGTGCTGGCCAGGGCTGGACATTAAAGGGCGATATGCCCGAAGTGGTGGTCTGCCGGATCAGAGCGGTGGATGACACCCTGGTGCCCCGGGCCGCCATGGTGGCACGGTTGGCAGAACAGGATTTTCGCAATGGCATCGCGGTGCCGGCGGAGCTGGCGCAGCCGGTCTATATCCGGGATGAAGTGGCCTGGAAGAAACTGCCCGGCCGTGCGTGA
- a CDS encoding UDP pyrophosphate phosphatase, translating into MIGGINPANSSLIQTGNNNPARERTDVARSPAASPQAPGAESVRRDLNAPQQSRDTAPGSQTTSEATERRIEARRAAEDARLERFRADELPLPASRALSTFAGVAAAGQEFEGGSVISGIDILV; encoded by the coding sequence ATGATCGGTGGTATTAATCCGGCCAATTCCTCCCTGATTCAAACGGGTAACAACAACCCGGCACGAGAGCGTACCGATGTCGCCAGGTCCCCGGCCGCCTCTCCCCAGGCCCCCGGTGCCGAGTCGGTTCGTCGTGACCTGAATGCGCCCCAGCAAAGTCGGGATACCGCTCCTGGCAGCCAGACCACCTCTGAAGCGACTGAGCGCCGCATTGAAGCCCGCAGGGCGGCTGAAGATGCCCGTCTCGAACGATTCCGTGCCGACGAATTGCCATTGCCTGCGTCCAGGGCACTGTCCACCTTTGCCGGTGTGGCAGCCGCCGGGCAGGAATTTGAAGGCGGCTCGGTTATTTCCGGTATCGACATTCTCGTCTGA
- a CDS encoding class I SAM-dependent methyltransferase has protein sequence MPNPSHDTCHSLTTTVAVGSSPLGDQMVARQLADELGVRWLGVVKPKQVREFPVLLYMDDEGLALQLTGKGAPGPVRAEFVTGKMGYRREHGGGTGQLVARAVGLQKTRAQLHVLDATAGLGQDAFVLASLGCRLTLLERNPVIHALLADGLARAVLNIDCAPLVAQMQLEAGSSIDWLENAGREAADVVYLDPMFPHRDKAALVKKEMQVFRQVVGDDDDSEQLLAAALACASYRVVVKRPRKAPAVAGPEPTTRLEGKSSRYDIYSIKALPA, from the coding sequence ATGCCAAACCCTTCCCATGATACTTGCCACTCCCTGACGACGACCGTTGCCGTTGGTTCCAGCCCGCTGGGTGACCAGATGGTTGCACGACAGCTGGCGGACGAGCTCGGGGTGCGTTGGCTGGGTGTCGTCAAACCCAAACAGGTCCGGGAATTTCCGGTGTTGCTGTATATGGACGACGAAGGCCTTGCCCTGCAGCTGACCGGCAAAGGAGCACCTGGGCCAGTCCGGGCCGAGTTTGTGACCGGCAAAATGGGCTACCGCCGGGAGCACGGTGGCGGTACCGGCCAGTTGGTGGCCCGCGCCGTTGGTTTGCAGAAAACCAGGGCCCAGCTGCACGTACTGGATGCCACTGCCGGCCTCGGCCAGGACGCGTTCGTGCTTGCCAGCCTCGGTTGCCGGCTAACCCTGCTGGAGCGCAACCCGGTGATCCATGCCTTGCTGGCAGATGGCCTGGCAAGGGCCGTACTGAATATCGATTGCGCGCCCCTGGTGGCTCAGATGCAGCTTGAGGCCGGCAGTTCCATTGACTGGCTTGAGAACGCCGGCAGGGAAGCGGCGGATGTGGTGTACCTGGACCCGATGTTCCCCCATCGGGACAAAGCTGCCCTGGTCAAAAAGGAAATGCAGGTATTCCGGCAGGTGGTGGGAGACGATGACGATTCCGAACAGTTGCTTGCCGCAGCCTTAGCCTGTGCCAGTTACCGGGTGGTTGTGAAGCGCCCCCGGAAGGCGCCTGCGGTGGCGGGGCCGGAGCCCACTACGCGGCTCGAAGGCAAAAGTAGCCGTTACGATATCTATTCCATCAAGGCGCTGCCCGCCTGA
- the plsB gene encoding glycerol-3-phosphate 1-O-acyltransferase PlsB, which translates to MRLYQGIRSLILSLFRKILFLWVRTDVSGNTLEALGLDPDKPVCYVLQYSSLSSRLVLEQEVIHARLPGATDSLPVKNGPAHSFFYLYKRIGGPFSGGRQTPVPTKEFTGLVQFGLEHPEQDVQIVPVSLFWGRSPDKEKSLVKLLLSDTWSVAGRLQKFLIILVHGRSTYVQFNQPLSLKQVVDEYRNNEEKAKRKLARILRTHFRRVRQAVLGPDLSHRRTLVEGLVRTQAVKEAIRETAAKDDIPPEKVRAKAYKYADEIAASMSIVTIRFLELALAWLWNRIYNGIAVNNIKVAKEVAQDHAVVYVPCHRSHIDYLLLSYVLYKNGLMPPHIAAGINLNMPIVGPILRRGGAFFMRRSFRDNPLYATVFNEYMHVMFTRGYSVEYFVEGGRSRTGRMLPPRPGMLSMTVRSFLRDHRKPIVFVPVYIGYEKVMEGRSYLGELRGKKKQKESVFGLAKTARKLTNSFGRVAVNFGDAIPLADVLDEVHESWRSEAYDAEYRPTWLTEAVDELSKRVASNINASVAVNPIGMTATVLLGTERLAMDEGQLIRLMDQYANLLRAYPYANTVTLPEGSARDWVAYCENMGLITRQPQKLGDIIALEGANAILMTYYRNNIQHLFALPALIVSLFENKTSLRRDKVLFLTSVAYPYLQSELFLKFGQDEVESVINKWIDVLIDQGLVIQLDDERLGRPEEGTEAMLRARILSRFIIQTLERYHITLGILRKYGSGKLTAAELEEQSTLLAERMSILFGLNAPEFFDKTLFRNFIANMQKTGVLTTDDNGLLCYGEGLDEVAEDARLVLSVEKRQAIQQVTMLDA; encoded by the coding sequence ATGCGACTTTATCAGGGCATTCGCAGCCTGATCCTGTCTCTTTTCCGCAAGATCCTGTTTTTATGGGTCAGGACCGATGTCAGCGGCAATACCCTGGAGGCCCTGGGGCTCGATCCGGACAAACCGGTGTGCTACGTGCTGCAATACAGCTCGTTGTCCAGCCGCCTGGTGCTTGAGCAAGAGGTCATCCATGCGCGCCTGCCCGGTGCAACCGACAGCCTGCCGGTAAAAAACGGGCCGGCCCACTCCTTTTTCTATCTGTACAAGCGCATTGGCGGGCCGTTCAGCGGCGGCCGGCAAACCCCGGTTCCCACCAAAGAGTTCACCGGCCTCGTACAGTTTGGCCTGGAGCATCCCGAACAGGACGTACAGATTGTTCCTGTCTCATTGTTTTGGGGCCGTTCTCCGGATAAGGAGAAATCCCTGGTCAAGCTGTTGCTGTCAGACACCTGGTCGGTTGCCGGGCGGCTGCAGAAGTTCCTGATCATTCTGGTGCATGGTCGCAGCACCTATGTGCAGTTTAACCAGCCCCTGTCACTCAAGCAGGTGGTCGACGAATACAGGAACAACGAAGAAAAAGCCAAGCGGAAGCTGGCACGTATTCTGCGCACCCATTTCCGCCGGGTTCGCCAGGCGGTGCTGGGGCCGGATCTGTCGCACCGTCGTACCCTGGTGGAAGGCCTGGTGCGCACCCAGGCTGTCAAGGAAGCGATACGGGAAACTGCCGCCAAAGACGATATCCCGCCTGAAAAGGTTCGCGCCAAAGCCTACAAATACGCGGACGAAATTGCCGCCAGCATGTCCATTGTGACCATCCGATTCCTGGAACTGGCGCTGGCCTGGCTCTGGAACCGAATCTACAACGGCATCGCCGTCAACAACATCAAGGTGGCCAAGGAAGTCGCCCAGGACCATGCGGTGGTCTATGTTCCCTGCCATCGTTCGCACATCGATTACCTGTTGCTGTCCTACGTGCTTTACAAGAACGGCCTGATGCCACCCCACATTGCTGCCGGCATCAACCTGAACATGCCCATTGTTGGCCCTATCCTGCGCAGGGGCGGGGCTTTCTTCATGCGCCGCAGCTTCCGGGATAATCCCCTGTACGCCACGGTTTTCAACGAATACATGCACGTGATGTTCACCCGGGGCTACTCGGTGGAATACTTTGTCGAGGGCGGCCGCTCCCGCACCGGGCGCATGCTGCCACCACGTCCGGGCATGCTGTCGATGACCGTGCGCAGCTTCCTGCGGGATCACCGCAAACCCATCGTATTCGTGCCGGTTTACATCGGTTATGAGAAAGTGATGGAGGGCCGCTCCTACCTGGGCGAGCTGCGCGGTAAAAAGAAACAGAAGGAAAGCGTCTTCGGCCTGGCCAAGACGGCCCGGAAACTGACCAACTCGTTCGGCCGGGTAGCGGTGAACTTTGGTGACGCCATACCACTGGCCGATGTTCTGGACGAAGTCCATGAAAGCTGGCGCAGCGAGGCTTACGACGCCGAGTACCGGCCCACGTGGCTCACCGAGGCAGTGGATGAACTGTCCAAGCGGGTAGCCAGCAACATCAACGCTTCTGTGGCGGTCAACCCGATTGGCATGACCGCCACCGTTTTACTGGGTACCGAGCGCCTGGCCATGGATGAGGGTCAACTGATCAGGCTGATGGACCAGTATGCCAACTTGCTCAGGGCCTACCCGTACGCCAACACCGTCACCTTGCCAGAGGGTTCTGCGCGGGACTGGGTTGCCTACTGTGAGAACATGGGGCTGATTACCCGCCAACCCCAGAAGCTGGGCGATATCATTGCCCTGGAAGGCGCCAACGCCATTCTGATGACCTACTACCGCAACAACATCCAGCACCTGTTTGCATTGCCGGCGCTGATTGTCAGCCTGTTCGAGAACAAAACCAGCCTGCGCAGAGACAAGGTTCTGTTCCTTACCAGCGTTGCCTACCCTTACCTGCAGTCCGAACTGTTCCTGAAATTCGGGCAGGATGAAGTGGAATCGGTTATTAACAAGTGGATCGACGTGCTGATTGATCAGGGCCTGGTTATCCAACTGGATGACGAGCGCCTGGGCCGACCGGAAGAAGGCACCGAAGCCATGCTGCGGGCCCGCATCCTGTCCCGCTTTATCATCCAGACCCTGGAGCGATACCACATTACCCTGGGCATTCTGCGCAAGTATGGTTCGGGCAAACTGACCGCGGCGGAACTGGAAGAGCAAAGCACCCTGCTGGCCGAGCGGATGTCTATCCTGTTTGGCCTGAATGCGCCGGAATTCTTCGACAAAACCCTGTTCCGGAACTTCATCGCCAATATGCAGAAAACCGGCGTGCTAACCACCGATGACAACGGCCTGCTTTGTTACGGAGAAGGTCTGGATGAGGTGGCCGAAGATGCCCGGCTGGTGCTGAGCGTTGAAAAACGACAAGCCATTCAGCAGGTCACCATGCTGGATGCGTGA
- the nudC gene encoding NAD(+) diphosphatase, whose product MVSKSEQWLPGWFEDVPVQGDLLLAFSGNNVLKPDNGWLLAWGGPEMGDSRPEALALGTWNGRRLFVCTLPDSGLPGAQLVTLRDALLVSPEAPADLLSTGFQVLQWWQDHRYCGRCGERTESHPRERARWCSRCNIPWYPRIAPCVIVVIRRGSQFLLARSSRVTRNFYSLIAGFVEPGESLEQAVAREVKEETGLDVGNIRYRSSQPWPFPHQMMVGFFADYQGGELSLQEDELADAGWFSADDHPPIPPDTTIAGRLISAMKQEIAENGSDAG is encoded by the coding sequence ATGGTGAGCAAAAGCGAGCAGTGGTTGCCGGGCTGGTTTGAAGACGTCCCTGTGCAAGGGGACCTGCTTCTGGCGTTTTCCGGTAACAATGTCCTTAAGCCGGATAACGGCTGGTTGTTGGCCTGGGGCGGTCCGGAAATGGGCGACAGTCGCCCGGAGGCCCTTGCCCTGGGTACCTGGAATGGCCGGCGTCTGTTCGTTTGTACCTTGCCAGACTCCGGGCTGCCTGGCGCCCAGTTGGTTACCTTGAGGGACGCCCTGCTGGTGTCACCCGAGGCGCCTGCAGATTTGCTCAGTACCGGCTTCCAGGTATTGCAGTGGTGGCAGGACCACCGCTATTGCGGTCGGTGCGGAGAGCGCACCGAGTCACATCCCCGGGAGCGGGCTCGCTGGTGCAGCCGTTGCAATATCCCCTGGTATCCCCGAATCGCACCCTGTGTGATTGTGGTCATCCGGCGCGGCAGCCAGTTCCTGCTGGCGAGGTCTTCCAGGGTGACCCGGAATTTCTACAGCCTGATTGCCGGTTTTGTCGAACCTGGGGAAAGCCTTGAGCAGGCCGTGGCCCGGGAAGTAAAAGAAGAGACAGGATTGGACGTTGGCAATATCCGCTACCGGAGTTCCCAACCCTGGCCTTTTCCCCATCAGATGATGGTGGGTTTTTTTGCCGATTATCAGGGTGGTGAACTCAGCCTGCAGGAAGATGAGCTGGCGGATGCCGGCTGGTTCAGTGCCGACGATCATCCACCCATTCCGCCCGATACCACCATTGCCGGCCGCCTGATCAGTGCCATGAAACAGGAAATTGCCGAGAACGGGAGCGATGCCGGATGA
- the murI gene encoding glutamate racemase: MAGLPPRVLVFDSGVGGLSVAARIHQSLPGADLVYLADNAGFPYGGQSEQVVIERCCSLIRQSLQQSPCDIIVVACNTASTVVLPHLRAMTELPVVGVVPAIKPAAACTVNGRVGLLATPATVQRPYLDKLIAEFASDCDVVRLGHPGLVCWAEQLVQGAEPPQNELDEAMAPLREAGVDTVVLGCTHYPLLLPWLRKSLPEVTAWVDSGDAIARRVAFLLGESGRLAAAETPRADTGGVVSEAHFTGDAPPDVALFMAEMGISVARVCEHWPGVTTAGSA, from the coding sequence ATGGCCGGTTTGCCTCCTCGGGTGCTGGTATTCGATTCCGGTGTTGGCGGGCTCAGTGTGGCTGCCCGCATTCACCAGTCGCTTCCCGGTGCGGACCTGGTGTATCTGGCGGATAACGCTGGTTTTCCCTACGGCGGTCAGAGCGAGCAGGTGGTGATTGAGCGCTGCTGCTCCCTGATCCGGCAAAGCCTGCAACAGTCGCCTTGTGACATCATCGTGGTGGCCTGCAACACCGCCAGCACGGTGGTGCTTCCGCATTTGCGGGCCATGACGGAGCTCCCGGTTGTGGGTGTGGTGCCGGCGATCAAGCCCGCCGCCGCCTGCACTGTGAATGGTCGGGTCGGGCTACTGGCAACGCCGGCAACGGTACAGCGACCCTATCTGGATAAGCTCATTGCCGAGTTTGCCAGTGACTGCGACGTGGTGCGGCTTGGCCACCCTGGGCTCGTGTGCTGGGCAGAGCAACTGGTGCAAGGCGCAGAACCGCCCCAGAATGAGCTGGATGAAGCCATGGCGCCGCTGCGTGAGGCTGGTGTAGATACCGTAGTGCTTGGCTGTACTCACTATCCGCTGTTGCTACCCTGGCTCCGGAAAAGCCTGCCGGAGGTCACTGCATGGGTGGATTCCGGTGACGCCATCGCTCGCCGGGTCGCCTTCCTGCTGGGCGAATCCGGGCGTTTGGCGGCAGCGGAAACCCCCAGAGCGGATACCGGTGGCGTGGTGTCAGAGGCCCACTTTACCGGGGACGCCCCCCCGGATGTTGCCCTGTTCATGGCCGAAATGGGGATTTCAGTGGCGCGGGTTTGCGAGCATTGGCCCGGCGTTACAACAGCCGGGTCAGCTTGA